The genomic segment TTTCGTTCGTGAGGTTTTGGTTGACTTTTAGGGCGACGCGGGAAATCTCTTGCCCGGAAGTGCCAGAGCCATTTGACCTGCCCGTTCATGGTGTGCACGATAGGCTTCCCGGAACGACTGCAAATCGATCGGTTCTATCTTCTGAACCGCGGAATGCCCGCGTCTTATCGGGGCGAGTCCGCCGGACGACCGAACGTCTCATTTGAGATAACCGCTCTTCACGAGCCGAAATCGAACAGAAAAAGAGCATGCGAAAATATGTCATCATGGGGGCGCAGGGTTGTGGCAAGGGAACCCAGGCGAAGCTGCTAAAACGCGACTTCGATATCGTACATATCTCGGTGGGAGATATTTTTCGCTGGCACATTCAGTCTCATTCGAAGCTTGGCGCGCGGATCAAGCGGTTGATCGCCGCGGGACGAATGGTCGAAGACGAGACGGTCGAGCAAATTATTCGCGACCGTCTGTCGCAGCACGATTGGAATTTCGGCTTTGTGCTCGATGGGTTTCCACGAACGAAAACTCAGGCCGAGTTCTTCCTTGAGAGCTACGATATTGACGCCGTGATTCACATTGCTGTGCCTGACGAAGTCGTCTTCGAACGCGTCCTGGCACGACGGCTCTGCAGTCAGTGTGGTCTCGACTACAACCTGATTCATCATCGTCCGGCGGTGATCGATACCTGTGACGTCTGCGGCGGAAAGCTGGTCATTCGCAGCGACGATAATGAAGCCGGATTACGGCAGCGGCTGCAGGACTATCGGACACAAACCGAACCGGTGCTCGAGTTGTTTCGCCGCAAAGAACTGGTAATTCAAACCGACGGTTCGCAAAGCGTCGAAGCGGTCAGCCTCGATATTCAGAATCAACTGGGGCTGGTACCGAAAGCGTAAGGCCCACAGTGGACGACGCCTCAGGATCATTGGCGAGTCTGGCACTTTGGGCAACGGTAATGCACCACGTTGCCGCGGCAAGGCGGATGGCGATCGTGCGTGCCACTTTTTTCTGCGAAGGGGAGTTTTCTCAAACTCGCGACTTCAAAAGCGGAACCTTGCGGCCGAGAACAGGCGGCGGATGGGGAGGACAATTTCGAGCGGTCTGAACCTCGATTCTTGCCTTGTCCGCGCTGGGGCCAACTCGCTCTTGCCCGAAAACTCCGTTCTCCGGTAGAAATTGCCGGAGCATCGACAGGGCGGACGGAGTCCGCGCCGAGATTGACGGGCATTCAACGGCAGGGACGCCATGAACGCAGGGACATTGTTAACGTGGGTGGATCGCAATCGCTGGTCCGCACGGTTCTCAAAATTATCGCTGGCACTTGCAGGCTTGGGGTTATTCCTGGGGCTTGTCGCAGCATCGATGTGGCAGCAGTGGAGTCTGACGTTTGGGCCTGATCCCGGCTTCCAACTCGCGGCCAGCTTGTCGCTGGCATTCTCGCTTTGGCTGGGGACGTACTGGGCAGCGCCGCGAGCTGACGGCACCGAACGCAGCACGCCCCTGACGTTTGTGATCGGCCTTGGGGCATGGTCTCTCCTGCATCCGTTTTGGATTGATACGCTGACGATTGGCATGAAGTGGTTGCCGGTCAGTTGGCTGGAAAACTCGTTCACAGCGCCCGTGGTCGCCTTGGTGGTTGCCGCACTCGCCTGGATCATGCCAGGAATGCTCGCGTCGGCGCTCGTCATGCAGGTGACACAAGGCCCCGCCTCGTCGGCGGGCGTGCGTCAAGCGAATAACGCAACGATGCTGTGCGGGATCGCGTGCGGTTTGGTCTTGAATTCGTTGGTATTGTCACCTCGGTTCGGGCTCTTCATTCCCATCATGGCCGCATGCCTGATCCTGGGGCTGACGATCTGGCGATTTGGATGCGTTTCCTCACAACGAGGCGTGAGTTTTTCAGAGTCTTGTGTTCGTCATGACACGGGAGTGATGGTCATTCGTTGGGGGATGGTCTTTTTGACGGGCGCGTTACTGGCGTGTCATGTTCGGTTGGCCAATCAATTGATGCCGCAAGGGGCGTTCGTCGTCGATGTGCAGTTGGCAGGTCTCTTTTTTGGAATGGCTGCCGGTCTGTTCGTGGCATCGCGGCTGGGTCAATCCATTGATCGCGCTGCGTGGGGGGGGGTAATTGCGGCGGTCGCGGCGAGTGTGATTCTGGCCTTGCAGCCGCTGCTGGTCGATTTGTCGCTGCGCATGAATGCCACACTGACGGTCGTGTCCTTGCTTTTGCCGGCTCGGTGTTTGCTTTTGATGGCCCTCGCCTTCCCGTGCGGCTTTGCCTGGTCGTGGGTCGCAGATTCGAACTCGAATGAAGTGCGATCGCGGATGGTGTTTTACGGCGTTCCCTGTGTTGCAGGCTTTGCGTTGGCGACCTACGTGATGGGTGGCTTATGGGACGCAACGTCAGTCCTGATTTGTTGCGTTCTGGCGATGTCGGTTGCGGCGGCGGGACTTCGTATTCGCACACTTCAGGCCCAGTTTTCTTGGAACGGGCTGGTGGCGACGGCCTGTCTACTGCTGACTGCGGTGTCACTTCCGATCTGGCACCATCGCGACGATGCTGTTCGCAGCGCCAAGCTGCTGTTCTCGGCTCCTGCCGTGATTGCCTATCGCACCGGATGGGAACTGAAATACCTTGCGTCACTCGACGATGTGCGACTGCTTCATCGACGGGAAGGCCGAACGGGGCCGCTGACGCTTTGGCGCGGCCGCGTGGCCGAACTCTATGTCCGCGAAGCGGGAATTCCCCGAGCTGTTATCACAAATACGGCTGACGCGGTCCCTCAGTTTTCTCCAGAAGTACTCCAGGCCGTTTATTCGCTGGTCATTGCCGACCGACCAGGACGAGTGATGCTGCTGGGGTTGTCGGCCGGAGTTCCACTGTCAACGTGCCTGAGCTTTCCAATTCGTGAAGCGGTGTGCGTCGAAGGTGATTCCAATCTGATCAGTCTTGTGCGTGGCGAATTGCATCGGGAGACGGGCGCAAACCCATTGGCAGATGATCGTGTCACCTTGCGCAACGTCAGTCCAGAGCTGGCCTTGATGGCAAAGCCAGACGAATCGTTCGATGTGATTTTGAGCTGTC from the Schlesneria paludicola DSM 18645 genome contains:
- a CDS encoding adenylate kinase family protein, with the protein product MRKYVIMGAQGCGKGTQAKLLKRDFDIVHISVGDIFRWHIQSHSKLGARIKRLIAAGRMVEDETVEQIIRDRLSQHDWNFGFVLDGFPRTKTQAEFFLESYDIDAVIHIAVPDEVVFERVLARRLCSQCGLDYNLIHHRPAVIDTCDVCGGKLVIRSDDNEAGLRQRLQDYRTQTEPVLELFRRKELVIQTDGSQSVEAVSLDIQNQLGLVPKA
- a CDS encoding spermidine synthase, whose product is MNAGTLLTWVDRNRWSARFSKLSLALAGLGLFLGLVAASMWQQWSLTFGPDPGFQLAASLSLAFSLWLGTYWAAPRADGTERSTPLTFVIGLGAWSLLHPFWIDTLTIGMKWLPVSWLENSFTAPVVALVVAALAWIMPGMLASALVMQVTQGPASSAGVRQANNATMLCGIACGLVLNSLVLSPRFGLFIPIMAACLILGLTIWRFGCVSSQRGVSFSESCVRHDTGVMVIRWGMVFLTGALLACHVRLANQLMPQGAFVVDVQLAGLFFGMAAGLFVASRLGQSIDRAAWGGVIAAVAASVILALQPLLVDLSLRMNATLTVVSLLLPARCLLLMALAFPCGFAWSWVADSNSNEVRSRMVFYGVPCVAGFALATYVMGGLWDATSVLICCVLAMSVAAAGLRIRTLQAQFSWNGLVATACLLLTAVSLPIWHHRDDAVRSAKLLFSAPAVIAYRTGWELKYLASLDDVRLLHRREGRTGPLTLWRGRVAELYVREAGIPRAVITNTADAVPQFSPEVLQAVYSLVIADRPGRVMLLGLSAGVPLSTCLSFPIREAVCVEGDSNLISLVRGELHRETGANPLADDRVTLRNVSPELALMAKPDESFDVILSCPPSSSLTSGLASYTTEYYQRAAQQLSERGVFCQRFEGIDFGPEPMLSVIQSMRESFRQLMAIETSAGDLLLFGTMCEDLFVPSDLAQRLEMPHVCRVLARSGMDWSALLNLPTFDHLALGEMCDDHKVAHNSCLHGTIAARAPMEVMRWGNKQQEVQAVLTATRVTPAPFWIDESGQPKELEEERDLSRRSRLVEWLGEGGASKELIRRLEEVTSQRSLVRENPDTHWWAYRRILKKQLQDRPRTAIQQVKAVDKKGLHPEDSRRRDYFEALGNAARRPKPTREQVAAVEQQLDPYDPLVSYFGRQETADLLARAGEDPARELMYRLHVIYFSPTVDASVRNVATAIQLLVSHPESIPDDTHRFDALNGMIQTLRVRWEVRQNIREDSSKKVMDDVDQSLLAVEKGLAAMNELAATTGISDAEWQTRKQVIERLMTRPLRTYRGELQARLTRGQAMAHAIIDEATNADRDLPGVAE